Genomic DNA from Acuticoccus sp. MNP-M23:
CAGGTCGAAGGCACCGGCAAGCGCGGCCAGGTCCTGAAGGGCGACGTGATCGCAGCCCTCGAAAAGGGTGCCACCGGCAGCAGCGCCGAAGCCCCCGCCGCCAAGCGCGCCCCCTCCGGCGAGGACGACGCCGCCCGCGAGGAGCGGGTGCCCATGTCGCGCCTGCGCCGCACCATCGCCAAGCGGCTGAAGGACGCACAGAACACCGCTGCCATGCTGACGACGTTCAACGACGTCGACATGACCGCCGTGATGGATCTGCGCAAGCAGTACAAGGACGTGTTCGAGAAGAAGCACGGCACGAAGCTCGGCTTCATGGCGTTCTTCTCCAAGGCGTGCGTCCAGGCCCTGCGCGACGTGCCCGCGGTCAACGCCGAGATCGACGGCAACGACCTCGTCTACAAGAACTACTACCACCTCGGCATTGCGGTCGGCACCGACAAGGGCCTCGTGGTCCCCGTCGTGCGCGACGCGGACGAGCTGTCCTTCGCCGACATCGAGAAGACCATCTCCGGCTTCGGCCGCCGTGCGCGCGACGGTCAGCTCAAGCTTGAAGAGATGCAGGGCGGCACGTTCACCATCACCAACGGCGGCATCTACGGTTCGCTGATGTCGACGCCGATCCTCAACGCGCCGCAGTCCGGTATCCTCGGAATGCACCGGATCGAGCAGCGCCCCGTCGCCATCAACGGCGAGGTGAAGATCCGCCCGATGATGTATCTGGCGCTGAGCTACGACCACCGGGTGGTCGACGGCAAGGAGGCGGTCACCTTCCTCGTGCGCATCAAGGAAGCCATCGAAGACCCGCAGCGTCTGCTGCTGGATCTCTGAGCGAAAACCTGTTGCGGCGCTGCGTGCCTTCCCTCTGCACGCAGGGCCGCTGCACTGCCTGCGCGGCACTGATTTCTCGCCGCTGGGAGCAAACTATTGAGCGATAAGGAAGCGGCGCCGGGATCGGCGAAGTCTGGCGCAAGCGGGCCAGACGCCGGCAACAAGCGCGAAGGGCCGGGCAACAAGCCCGTGCCGCGCGCGAAGCAGAAGCCGGCCGCAGCCGGCGGGCCCCAGGGCCAGGGCCGTCACAGCCTGCGCGTCAACGAACGCATCGTGTTCCTGCACATTGCCAAATGCGCCGGATCTTCGCTGGCAGTGCTGCTTGCATCCAACTTTCCCGAAAACGAGGTGTTTCACCGGCGTGACGATGTGCTCGGCACGCTGAACTCCGACACCTTGCGCAGCTACCGCTTTTTCCATGGCCACTTCACCAAGCACAGCGTCGACGCGGTGCCGGGGCCCAAGCGGATCGTCACCGTCCTGCGCGATCCCCGCGAGCGGATCGTGTCGCTCTATCATTTCTGGCGGTCGCACAAACCCGAGGTGGTCGAGCGCCTGAATCTGCGGGGGCCGCGCATCGCGCGTCAGCGCCCGCTGCTGGAGTTCCTGAAATCAAAAGAACCGGAAGTGACGGTTTCCATCGACAACCACATGGTCCGGGTGATGTTGGGTTCGCTTAACCTCAACCAGAGCCAGGGCTTTCGGTTGCAGGACCGGGATTACGCGGTCGAGACGGCCATCACCAACCTCAAGCGGTTCAATTACGTGGCATTTGCCGACACGCTCGACGAAGACGTGCGCATGATGATGCCCATTCTCGGTCTGGCCGGTGCGGACGGCCTGCCGCGCCTCAACACCTTCGAAACACTGGATGCCAATCGGAATTTCGAGAAGATCGCGCGCGAGGAATCAACCGACGAGGTGCGCGCCGAACTTGATCGCCTCACCGTGAGCGATCGGTTATTCTACCGGCGCGCCCGAGACATCCGTCATACCCTCCGGTGTCCGTACCCATCCTGAGACCAGCGAGGAGAGACGATGCCGATCGAATTGAGAATAGTGGCCTTCGCCGGCGTGCTGGTTGTGGTTCAGCTGCTGCTGGCGGGTGGTTCGCGTCTTCTGGCATTCGGTCCGGCATGGGGGGCAGGGCCGCGCGACAGCGTTCCAGGTGAGCCGCCGGTGTGGAGCGGCCGAGCCGACCGGGCCTGCCGTAACGTGCTGGAAACGTTCCCGGTTTTTGCCGCGGTTGCCATTGCCGTTGTGGTTGCCGGCGTGGCGGATGCCACCACGGCGCTCGGGGCCCAGATCTACATCATCGCGCGGATTGCCTATCTGCCGGTCTATGTCCTCGGTATCGCGTATGTGCGCTCGGTCATCTGGGCTGCGGCGCTGGCGGGAATTTTCATGGTCGCCTGGCCGCTTCTGGCCGGCAGTGCGGGAGTGGTTCAATGAGCGCGCGTGGAGTTTGCATCGTCACCGGTGGGTCGCGGGGGATCGGCGCTGCTGCCGCACGCCGCATCGCTGCCGATGGCTGGGCTGTGGTCATCAACTACAACAGCAGTGCCGACGCTGCCGACAGCGTGCTCAAGTCCGTCGAAGCCGCAGGCGGCACCGGCACCACGGTGCAGGCGGACGTGTCCACCGAAGCCGGCATCGATGCTGTGTTCGCAGCGGCGGAAAAGCTCGGCCCCGTCACCGCGCTCGTCAACAATGCCGGCGTCGGCGATCAGGTGGGCACCATCGAGACATTCACGTTCGAGCGGGTCGAGCGGCTGATGCGCCTCAACGTCACGTCGGTCATCATCGCCTCGCGGGAGGCCATCAAGCGCATGGCGCGCAAGAATGGCGGCAAGGGCGGCGTGATCATCAACATCTCGTCGGCGGCGGCCAAGCTTGGGGCGGCCAACCAGTTCGTCGACTACGCCGCCACCAAGGGCGCCATCGACACGTTCACCGTGGGGCTTGCGCTGGAGTGGGCAGGTGAGGGCATTCGGGTCAATGCCGTGCGTCCGGGCGTGATCGCCACCGACTTTCATGCCAATGTGGGCGTGCCGAACCGGCCGGCCGAAGTGGGGCCGGGGCTGCCGCTTGGCCGCGCGGGAACACCTGAAGAGGTGGCCGAAGCGATTGCCTGGCTAATGTCGGACGCGGCGTCCTATTCCACCGGTGCGATCGTCGATGTATCCGGCGGGCGCAGCATCGTCCCCTGAGGGGCACCGCTCCCTGAGGGGGCAGACACTTCGCGCAACCGGGCCGATGGGCTCGTCAGGCGCACAATCTATCGAAGGAGCACTATGATGGCGGCCTACGACGTGGTGGTGATCGGCACCGGGCCCGGCGGTTACGTGGCAGCGATTCGCGCAGCCCAGCTCGGGTTGAAAACCGCTGTTGTCGAAAAATGGGCGACGTTCGGCGGCACCTGCCTCAATGTCGGGTGCATCCCGTCCAAGGCGCTGTTGCACGCATCCGAGCTGTACGAGGAAGCCCGGCACGGCTTTGCCGAAATGGGCATCGCCGTCGATCCGAAGCTCGATGTCGCCAAGATGCTGAAGTTCAAGGACGAAGGTGTCGAGGGCAACACCAAGGGCGTCGAGTTCCTGTTCAAGAAGAACAAGATCGACACCTTCATCGGCACCGGCGCCATTTCGGGCAAGAACAAGGTGAAGGTGACGCCGGACGAGGGTGAGCCGCAGGAACTGGATGCCAAGAACATCATCCTCGCCAGCGGCTCCGACATTGTGCGGCTGCCCAACATCGAGATTGACGAGAAGCGGGTGGTCTCCTCCACCGGCGCGCTGACGCTGCCTGAGGTTCCCAAGCGGATGCTGGTCATCGGCGGCGGCGTGATCGGGCTTGAACTCGGCTCGGTGTGGCGCCGCCTAGGGGCCGACGTGACCGTGGTGGAATTCCTCGACCGGATCGTGCCGTTGGAAGACAAGGAAATCTCCCGCCAGTTCGAGCGGATCCTCAAGAAGCAGGGCATGAACTTCCGCACCAAGACCAAGGTTGCGGGCGTGGATGCCTCAGGCTCGGTCCTGAAGGTTACGCTGGAGCCGGCCGACGGCGGCGATGCGGAAACGGTCGAGGCCGACGTGGTGCTCGTCTCCATCGGCCGCAAGCCCTATACCGAAGGGCTGGGCCTTGAGGCCGCCGGCGTCGAGATGGACAACAAGGGCCGGATCAAGACCGACGATTACTTCCGCACCAACGTGGAAGGCGTCTACGCCATTGGCGATGTGAAGGACGGGCCGATGCTCGCTCACAAGGCCGAGGACGAGGGCGTCGCGGCGGCGGAGATCATCGCAGGCCAGGCCGGCCACGTGAACTACGATGCGATCCCCAACGTGGTCTACACCTACCCTGAGGTTGCGTCGGTCGGGAAAACCGAGGAGGTGCTGAAGGAAGAGGGCACCGCCTACAAGGTCGGCAAGTTCCCGTTCACGGCCAACGGCCGCGCCAAGGTCAACCGCACCACCGAAGGGTTCGTCAAAATTCTGGCGGACAAGAAGACCGACCGTGTGCTCGGCGTGCACATCATCGGCCCGGATGCCGGCACGATGATTGGCGAAGCGGTGCTCGGCATGGAATTCGGCGCTGCGGCGGAAGACATTGCCCGCACCTGCCATGCCCACCCGACGCTGAGCGAGAGCGTGAAGGAAGCCGCCCTTGCCGTGGATGGTAACGCGATCCACATGTGATCGCGCCCGCCTGCGGGCTGGTGGAACGACAAACGGCGCGAGGGTCAGGCCCTCGCGCCGTTTTCATTTTTCGCGCTTGCGGCGCGCGGCGAAGCGGGACAACGCGCCAAGGACGACGCCAAGGGCCACGGCGCCGAACAGCCAAGCATAGAGCGGGGCGGTGAGGGCAAGGGCCGGATCGCTGCCGAAGGGGTCCAACGTCAAGGTGACCGGCTGACGGTTGGCGGCGGACAGGACCACCACCGCCAGTGCCAGCATCAATGCTGCAGCGCCGAGGACGGCGCGTATCATCGCCTACTTCTTTGCAGCGCGTTTGCGGGGTTTCGGCTTGGCGTTGAGAGCAAAATCGTTGATCCGGTCGCGCAGCTCCTTACCGGGCCGGAAGAAGGGCACGGCCTTCTCGTCCACATCGACGGACTCGCCGGTGCGCGGGTTGCGGCCTGTGCGAGCATCGCGCTTGCGAATGGAGAAGGCGCCAAAGCCGCGGATCTCCACGCGGTCGCCATTTTTCATTGCCGTGCTGATTTCGCCGAACACGCAATTCACCGCCGCCTCCACCTCCCTGTGGAGAAGATGCGGGTTGCGCATAGAAACTAAGGTTATCAATTCGGATTTTATCATTTTGTGAAAACCTTGCCCTCTGGGGAGGGGGAACCCTGCCAAATGGACCACAGACCGTCAACCGAACCCATTGGAACATTTGAAGGAATTGCGATCCCGAGAGTCGCAAAGATGCGATCGACCACGGCGTTGGTCATCTGGGAGACCAGTGGCAGGCCACTGTCCCGATCGGGAGCGTAGGTTCGCACGGGAAGATCGGGACGCAATCCTTTTTCTTTGACGAGCCACGCGACAGCGGCGTCTTCGTCGCCGATCTCATCCACCAGACCGTCGGCGAGCGCCTGTCCGCCGGTGAAGATCCGCCCGTCCGCAAGCGAGCGGGCCTTGGCTTCGGGCATGTTGCGGCGCTCGATCACCAGGCCGAGAAAATAGTCGAACGTGTCGTTCACCACGTCCTGCAGCACGGCGATGGCCGCAGGATCGGTGGGCTCGAACGGGTTGGGCTCAGCCTTCAGCGGGCCGGAATCCACCTTCCGCACCTCAATGCCGAGGCTCTTCAGCATCTCGCTGATCTGGCCGAACTGGATGAGAACACCGATGGAGCCGGTGAGGCTGGTGCGCTGGGCGACAATGTGGTCGCTGGCGAGCGCCGTCATGTAGGCTGCCGATGCGCCCAGCGTGTTGATGTGGGCCACCACGGGCTTCACCGCATCCACTTCGCGCAGCGCATTGTAAAGCCGCTCGCCGCCCACCGAAGTGCCGCCCGGCGAATCGATGGAAACCAGAACGCCGGCCACGCTGTCGTCCTTGCGCAGCTTTTCGATCAACTGGAGAAGCGGCCGGTCCGACGTGATGGCGCCGGTCACCGCCAGGCGCGCCACGTGCGGTCCGCCAAGGTCGCCCTTGACCGCGAAGGCGCCGCCAATGGCGCCCAGCACCACCAGAACCGCCAGTGCACGCCACAAGGCCACCCGCCGCGTGAGGCGCCGCCTGTCGATCACTGCATCAACGTCGAGCGCCATGGCGGGTCTCCTTTTGGATTTGGATGAATGCTAGCACATCCCGCTCAGGTGGGGGGCGTGCCGTTCTGGGCCAGAACATCGCCAACGAGGTAGAGTGAGCCGCAGATCAGAATGCGGGGCGGCGGCTCGAAGCGCCAGTTCTCCGACAGGAGCTTCAGCGCCGTTTTGACCGACGCCACGGGTTCGGCGGAGAGTTCGCCGTTCTCCACGATGCGGGCCAGCGCCGCCGGGTCGATGGACGCTTCGGAACCCGGCACCCGGACGGTGAACACGTGCCGCGCCAGCCCCTCGAACGATCGGAAATAGGACGCCGGCTCCTTGGTGCTGAGCATTCCTGCAATGAGGAAGAGCGGGCGCGACACCCGGTCTTCAAGGTCGGCCATGGCGGTGGCGACGGCCTCGCCGGCGTCGGCATTGTGCCCACCATCCAGCCAGACCTCGGCCTCGCTCGGCGCAAATTCCACAATCCGGCCCTTGGTGAGGCGCTGAAGGCGGCCCGGCCAGTTGGCGCCGACAACGCCGGCTTCCAGTGCAGCAGGGTCGGTGACAAACCCTGTCGCGCGCATGGTTGCAACGGCAACGCCGGCGTTGGTCGCCTGATGCCGTCCCGGCAGGCGCGGCGCGGGCAGGTCGATCAACCCGTCCTCGTCCTGATAGACGAGCCGTCCGCTTTCCTGGACCACGGTCCAGTCCGTGCCGCCAAGCTGCAGCCGTGAACGCGCGCGGACGGCGTGGCGCTCGATGACGGCGACCACCTCGTCCTTTTGCGGTGCAGAGATGACGGGCACGCCGGGCTTGATGATCCCGGCCTTTTCGGCGGCAATTTCTCCCAGCGACTGGCCGAGAAAGCCCATGTGATCGAAGCCGATGGTGGTGATGACGCTGGCGATGGGCCTTTCGACGAGATTGGTGGCATCCAGCCGGCCGCCAAGGCCGGTTTCGAGCACCAGAAGGTCGGCCGGCGTGTCGGCAAACAGCAAGAATGCTGCCGCGGTGGTGATTTCGAAAAAGGTGATCTCGTGCCCGGCGTTGGCCTCTTCCACCGTCTGCAGCGCCGCTGTCAGGACTTCATCGGAGACGTAGTTGCCCCCGGCATCGTCCGCCAGGCGGATGCGTTCGTTAAAGGTCACCAGATGCGGCGAGGTGTAAACGTGGGTGCGCTTGCCGTCGGCCTCGGCCATGGCGCGCAGCATCGCCGTGACGCTGCCCTTGCCGTTGGTGCCGGCCACATGGATGACCGGCGGCAGCCGCGCTTCGGGGTTGCCGAGCGCGTCCAGCAACCGCTCCAGCCGGCCAAGCGACAGGTCGATGCGTTTGGGGTGGAGCGCGGCGACGCGCTCCAGAATCGGACTGTTGGCGTCCATGGTTCAGGCTTTGGCCGGTGCGGGCTCGCTGTTGTCCGCCATCGCCTCCACCGGGTCTTCCGACGCCTGCTCGGGGATGGTCTCAGGCGAAGGCAGCGCAACCGCGCCGTCCTGCGGCGGGTCCTGATGCATCATGACACGCAGGAGCCGGGCAAGCGTCGCGCGCAGCTCGTGGCGGTGCACCACCATGTCGACCATGCCGTGGTCGTACAGATATTCGGACCGCTGGAACCCCTTGGGGAGCTTCTCGCCAATGGTCTGCTCGATCACCCGCGGGCCGGCAAAGCCGATCAGCGCACCAGGCTCGGCAATATGCACGTCGCCCAGCATGGCGTAGGACGCAGTGACGCCGCCGGTGGTGGGGTTGGTGAGGACGACCACGTATGGCAGCCCCGCCTCGCGCAGTGCGATGATGGCAGCGGTGGTCCGCGGCATCTGCATCAGCGACAGGATGCCTTCCTGCATCCGCGCGCCGCCGGAGGCCGCGAACAGCACGTAGGGCGTGCGCGACGCCAGCGCTGTCTCTGCCCCGGTGACAATGGCCTCGCCGGCCGCCATGCCGAGCGAACCGCCCATGAAGCCGAAATCCTGCACCGCAACGGTGACAGGCAGCGTCTCGATCGTGCCTTTGGCGAGCGTCACCGCATCCTCGCGGCCGGTCTTGGCGCGCGCATCCTTCAGGCGGTCCTGATAGCGGCGTTCGTCGCGGAACTTCAGCGGGTCCTGCACCACCTGCGGGGTGGGGATGGCCTCGAAGCCACCGGCATCGAACAGCGCTGCAAGGCGTGCCGGCACGGGCATGCGCATGTGAAAGCCCGAGCCGGGGACGACCCAGCCGTTGCTCTCCAGATCGTGGTGGAACACCATCTCGCCCGTCTCGGGACACTTGATCCAGAGGTTCTTCGGGGTGTCCCGTTTGGTCCAGAACGAAGAGATCTTCGGACGGACGACTGAGCTGATCCAGTTCATGCTGCGGCCTCGCGCTTGCCCCGTTTTACGCCGGCGGCCAGCGCGCTCACGAACTCGTGGACGCGCCCCGCAACATCGGGCTCCTTGCGTGAAATAATGTCGATGATCGCAGATCCTACCACCACGGCGTCGGCAACTTGCGCAATGGCTGCCGCCTGCTCCGGCGTCTTGATACCGAAACCCACCGCCACCGGAAGGCTGGTGGCCGCTTTCAGTGCCGCAACCGACGTGCCGACCATGGCGGCATCGGCCGAGCGCGTGCCCGTGATCCCGGCAATGGCGACGTAGTAAAGAAAGCCCGAAGTGTTGGCGAGAACCGCCGGAAGCCGGGCTGCATCGGTGGTGGGTGTTGCCAGACGGATGAAGTCCAGCCCGGCAGTGCGCGCCGGGAGGCACAGTTCGTCGTCCTCCTCGGGCGGCAGGTCGACCACGATCAGTCCGTCGACCCCGGCCTCCACGGCTTCGGCAATGAACTTGTCGACGCCGCGATGGTAGATGGGGTTGTAATAGCCCATCAGCACCAGCGGTGTGGTGTCGTCCTTCTTGCGAAAGCCGCGCACCAGCGCCAGCGTGCCGTCCATGGTGGCGCCAGCGTCGAGCGCGCGGCGCGAGGCGGCCTGAATGGCCGGCCCGTCGGCCATGGGATCGGTGAACGGCATGCCGAGCTCGATCACGTCCGCGCCGGCTGCGGGGAGCGTTTCGAGCACCTCTGCGGTGGTGGCGGCATCCGGATCGCCGGCGGTGATGAAGGTGACGAGCCCCGCGCGGCCCTCACGGGCAAGCGCGTCGAAGCGGGCTTTGATCCGGCTCATCAGTGGCCCTTCGCGTTGCGCGCTTCGAGCGCGGTGGCGACGGTGTGCACGTCCTTGTCGCCGCGGCCGCACAGGTTCATCACGATGATCTTGTCCCGCGCCATCTTCGGCGCAACGTTGGCGACATGGGCGAGCGCATGAGCGGGCTCCAGCGCGGGCAAAATGCCTTCCGTGCGCGCCAGAAGCTGGAAGGCCGACAACGCCTCCTCGTCGCCGATGGGCAGGTAGGACACGCGGCCGATCTCCTTCAGCCACGAATGCTCCGGTCCGATGCCCGGATAGTCGAGCCCTGCGGAAATCGAGTGGCCTTCGAGGATCTGTCCGTCGCTGTCCTGCAGGAGGTATGTTCGGTTGCCGTGGAGGACGCCGGGCGCCCCCGCGGTCAGCGAGGCACAGTGCTCGTCCGCTTCCAACCCGAGCCCGCCAGCCTCGATGCCGACGATGTCCACCGGATCGTCGAGGAAGGGGTGGA
This window encodes:
- the odhB gene encoding 2-oxoglutarate dehydrogenase complex dihydrolipoyllysine-residue succinyltransferase, with product MSTEIRVPTLGESVTEATVAQWYKSEGDSVSADEPLLELETDKVSVEVPAPAAGKITEITAKPGETVEVGALLGQIGEGAGNSTQKADAPKAEAKSEAPAKADAPAKSAGGDVQDVTVPALGESVTEATVGQFMKKVGDSVAADEAIVELETDKVSVEVPSPVAGVIKSFEVAEGDTIGVGAVIAKVEAGAGGAAQDTDKGGATTKSAAPAESSGDMPAAPSAQKAMKEAGISASQVEGTGKRGQVLKGDVIAALEKGATGSSAEAPAAKRAPSGEDDAAREERVPMSRLRRTIAKRLKDAQNTAAMLTTFNDVDMTAVMDLRKQYKDVFEKKHGTKLGFMAFFSKACVQALRDVPAVNAEIDGNDLVYKNYYHLGIAVGTDKGLVVPVVRDADELSFADIEKTISGFGRRARDGQLKLEEMQGGTFTITNGGIYGSLMSTPILNAPQSGILGMHRIEQRPVAINGEVKIRPMMYLALSYDHRVVDGKEAVTFLVRIKEAIEDPQRLLLDL
- a CDS encoding sulfotransferase domain-containing protein, whose product is MSDKEAAPGSAKSGASGPDAGNKREGPGNKPVPRAKQKPAAAGGPQGQGRHSLRVNERIVFLHIAKCAGSSLAVLLASNFPENEVFHRRDDVLGTLNSDTLRSYRFFHGHFTKHSVDAVPGPKRIVTVLRDPRERIVSLYHFWRSHKPEVVERLNLRGPRIARQRPLLEFLKSKEPEVTVSIDNHMVRVMLGSLNLNQSQGFRLQDRDYAVETAITNLKRFNYVAFADTLDEDVRMMMPILGLAGADGLPRLNTFETLDANRNFEKIAREESTDEVRAELDRLTVSDRLFYRRARDIRHTLRCPYPS
- a CDS encoding MAPEG family protein — encoded protein: MPIELRIVAFAGVLVVVQLLLAGGSRLLAFGPAWGAGPRDSVPGEPPVWSGRADRACRNVLETFPVFAAVAIAVVVAGVADATTALGAQIYIIARIAYLPVYVLGIAYVRSVIWAAALAGIFMVAWPLLAGSAGVVQ
- a CDS encoding SDR family oxidoreductase, with protein sequence MSARGVCIVTGGSRGIGAAAARRIAADGWAVVINYNSSADAADSVLKSVEAAGGTGTTVQADVSTEAGIDAVFAAAEKLGPVTALVNNAGVGDQVGTIETFTFERVERLMRLNVTSVIIASREAIKRMARKNGGKGGVIINISSAAAKLGAANQFVDYAATKGAIDTFTVGLALEWAGEGIRVNAVRPGVIATDFHANVGVPNRPAEVGPGLPLGRAGTPEEVAEAIAWLMSDAASYSTGAIVDVSGGRSIVP
- the lpdA gene encoding dihydrolipoyl dehydrogenase, translated to MAAYDVVVIGTGPGGYVAAIRAAQLGLKTAVVEKWATFGGTCLNVGCIPSKALLHASELYEEARHGFAEMGIAVDPKLDVAKMLKFKDEGVEGNTKGVEFLFKKNKIDTFIGTGAISGKNKVKVTPDEGEPQELDAKNIILASGSDIVRLPNIEIDEKRVVSSTGALTLPEVPKRMLVIGGGVIGLELGSVWRRLGADVTVVEFLDRIVPLEDKEISRQFERILKKQGMNFRTKTKVAGVDASGSVLKVTLEPADGGDAETVEADVVLVSIGRKPYTEGLGLEAAGVEMDNKGRIKTDDYFRTNVEGVYAIGDVKDGPMLAHKAEDEGVAAAEIIAGQAGHVNYDAIPNVVYTYPEVASVGKTEEVLKEEGTAYKVGKFPFTANGRAKVNRTTEGFVKILADKKTDRVLGVHIIGPDAGTMIGEAVLGMEFGAAAEDIARTCHAHPTLSESVKEAALAVDGNAIHM
- the ihfB gene encoding integration host factor subunit beta, with the translated sequence MIKSELITLVSMRNPHLLHREVEAAVNCVFGEISTAMKNGDRVEIRGFGAFSIRKRDARTGRNPRTGESVDVDEKAVPFFRPGKELRDRINDFALNAKPKPRKRAAKK
- the sppA gene encoding signal peptide peptidase SppA, producing the protein MALDVDAVIDRRRLTRRVALWRALAVLVVLGAIGGAFAVKGDLGGPHVARLAVTGAITSDRPLLQLIEKLRKDDSVAGVLVSIDSPGGTSVGGERLYNALREVDAVKPVVAHINTLGASAAYMTALASDHIVAQRTSLTGSIGVLIQFGQISEMLKSLGIEVRKVDSGPLKAEPNPFEPTDPAAIAVLQDVVNDTFDYFLGLVIERRNMPEAKARSLADGRIFTGGQALADGLVDEIGDEDAAVAWLVKEKGLRPDLPVRTYAPDRDSGLPLVSQMTNAVVDRIFATLGIAIPSNVPMGSVDGLWSIWQGSPSPEGKVFTK
- a CDS encoding folylpolyglutamate synthase/dihydrofolate synthase family protein, translated to MDANSPILERVAALHPKRIDLSLGRLERLLDALGNPEARLPPVIHVAGTNGKGSVTAMLRAMAEADGKRTHVYTSPHLVTFNERIRLADDAGGNYVSDEVLTAALQTVEEANAGHEITFFEITTAAAFLLFADTPADLLVLETGLGGRLDATNLVERPIASVITTIGFDHMGFLGQSLGEIAAEKAGIIKPGVPVISAPQKDEVVAVIERHAVRARSRLQLGGTDWTVVQESGRLVYQDEDGLIDLPAPRLPGRHQATNAGVAVATMRATGFVTDPAALEAGVVGANWPGRLQRLTKGRIVEFAPSEAEVWLDGGHNADAGEAVATAMADLEDRVSRPLFLIAGMLSTKEPASYFRSFEGLARHVFTVRVPGSEASIDPAALARIVENGELSAEPVASVKTALKLLSENWRFEPPPRILICGSLYLVGDVLAQNGTPPT
- the accD gene encoding acetyl-CoA carboxylase, carboxyltransferase subunit beta, whose translation is MNWISSVVRPKISSFWTKRDTPKNLWIKCPETGEMVFHHDLESNGWVVPGSGFHMRMPVPARLAALFDAGGFEAIPTPQVVQDPLKFRDERRYQDRLKDARAKTGREDAVTLAKGTIETLPVTVAVQDFGFMGGSLGMAAGEAIVTGAETALASRTPYVLFAASGGARMQEGILSLMQMPRTTAAIIALREAGLPYVVVLTNPTTGGVTASYAMLGDVHIAEPGALIGFAGPRVIEQTIGEKLPKGFQRSEYLYDHGMVDMVVHRHELRATLARLLRVMMHQDPPQDGAVALPSPETIPEQASEDPVEAMADNSEPAPAKA
- the trpA gene encoding tryptophan synthase subunit alpha, which codes for MMSRIKARFDALAREGRAGLVTFITAGDPDAATTAEVLETLPAAGADVIELGMPFTDPMADGPAIQAASRRALDAGATMDGTLALVRGFRKKDDTTPLVLMGYYNPIYHRGVDKFIAEAVEAGVDGLIVVDLPPEEDDELCLPARTAGLDFIRLATPTTDAARLPAVLANTSGFLYYVAIAGITGTRSADAAMVGTSVAALKAATSLPVAVGFGIKTPEQAAAIAQVADAVVVGSAIIDIISRKEPDVAGRVHEFVSALAAGVKRGKREAAA